A part of Eubacterium sp. AB3007 genomic DNA contains:
- a CDS encoding phage tail tape measure protein — translation MASRIKGITVEIGGDTTGLDKALKNVNSSIRTTQSSLRDVNRLLKLDPKNTTLLAQKQKLLKQSIGSTKDKLEALKQAQVQAKQQLENGELGQDKYDALQREIVETENELKRLEAEAKTCESKLAKMAAVGDKMQKVGDGMTSAGKSIMPVSAAVAGLGAVSVKTAADFDSAMSKVSAVSGATGDDFDKLRDKAREMGAKTKFSATEAAEAMNYMAMAGWKTEDMLSGVEGIMNLAAASGEDLATTSDIVTDALTAFGLSAKDSGHFADILAAASSNANTNVSMMGETFKYAAPVAGALGFSAEDTAQAIGLMANAGIKSSQAGTSLRTIMTAMSKDFTISGKKIGDVTIATTNADGSMRSLTDILADTREAFSGLTESEQAATAKTLAGKNAMSGFLALMNASPKDIDKLQGALENCDGASEKMAETMQDNLMGQLTILKSQLQELAISFGDALMPAIRAIVSALQGFINHLNQMSEGTRRVILAFGLVIAALGPFLVILGTIISKVGVAISGFAMLAGKIAAFSAKVGGMSGLMAKVGAAIGGISLPIVAIVAVIAVLVATFMHLWKTNEKFRNTMISIWKSIKATVGKFIADVKARLDELGPSFMKITSVLKKVWNAFCKILAPLFEGAFRQVAIILKTVLNAIVGLLDIFIGLFTGDWKKVWQGVQEIVSAVWNGIQAIFKNYLTTIRKVIGVFLSWVGANWRSIWNSIKSFTAGLWNTMKGLASSVWSAIKNAVLTPIRAIKTTASSLWSSICSAASRAWNRIKSAMISPIESAKDKIGSILRRLKGMFPLSVGRIFSNIKLPHINISGGKAPWGIGGKGTKPTIGIDWYKTGAIFERPSVIGVGEAGAEAVVPIDTLWEKLDRIAEMNTGATVTNYITISGAENPEDFANRLVRQMQLKMRTV, via the coding sequence GTGGCAAGCAGGATAAAGGGAATCACAGTTGAGATCGGTGGCGATACCACAGGTCTTGATAAGGCACTTAAGAACGTCAATAGCTCCATCCGGACTACCCAGAGCAGTCTCAGAGATGTGAACCGGCTCCTGAAGCTAGATCCGAAAAACACCACACTCCTTGCCCAGAAGCAGAAGCTCCTGAAACAGTCCATTGGCTCGACGAAAGATAAACTGGAAGCACTGAAGCAGGCGCAGGTCCAGGCCAAGCAGCAGCTTGAGAATGGAGAGCTTGGACAGGACAAGTATGATGCACTCCAGCGTGAGATCGTGGAGACAGAGAATGAGCTAAAACGGCTTGAGGCTGAGGCTAAGACCTGTGAGAGCAAGCTTGCAAAGATGGCAGCAGTCGGAGACAAGATGCAGAAGGTGGGGGATGGAATGACCTCCGCCGGAAAGAGTATTATGCCCGTCTCTGCTGCTGTCGCTGGCCTTGGAGCAGTCTCGGTTAAGACAGCTGCAGACTTTGATTCTGCCATGAGTAAGGTTTCTGCGGTCTCTGGTGCCACCGGGGACGACTTCGATAAGCTCCGGGATAAGGCAAGGGAGATGGGAGCCAAGACGAAGTTCTCCGCGACGGAAGCAGCTGAAGCTATGAACTACATGGCGATGGCAGGCTGGAAGACAGAAGACATGCTATCTGGCGTGGAAGGGATCATGAACCTTGCTGCTGCATCCGGAGAGGACCTTGCAACCACCTCTGATATCGTGACGGACGCCCTGACCGCCTTTGGCCTTTCCGCCAAGGACTCAGGGCATTTTGCTGACATCCTGGCAGCTGCATCCTCTAATGCAAACACCAATGTCAGCATGATGGGGGAGACCTTTAAGTACGCCGCGCCTGTTGCGGGAGCACTTGGCTTTTCTGCAGAAGATACCGCCCAGGCTATCGGCCTTATGGCAAACGCCGGAATCAAGTCCTCTCAGGCGGGAACGTCCCTTCGTACTATCATGACCGCCATGTCAAAGGACTTCACGATTAGCGGGAAGAAGATCGGGGATGTGACCATAGCCACCACCAACGCGGATGGGAGCATGCGTAGCCTTACAGATATCCTGGCTGATACAAGGGAGGCTTTCTCTGGACTTACCGAGTCCGAACAGGCAGCTACCGCAAAAACCCTGGCAGGAAAGAATGCCATGTCCGGATTCCTCGCGCTCATGAACGCCTCTCCGAAGGATATCGATAAGCTTCAGGGAGCACTTGAAAACTGCGACGGAGCATCCGAGAAGATGGCAGAGACCATGCAGGATAACCTGATGGGACAGCTCACCATCTTAAAATCTCAGCTGCAGGAACTTGCTATCTCTTTTGGTGACGCTCTGATGCCAGCGATCCGAGCTATCGTATCTGCCTTGCAGGGATTCATTAACCATCTCAACCAAATGAGTGAAGGGACGAGACGTGTGATCCTTGCCTTTGGACTTGTGATCGCAGCACTTGGACCTTTCCTTGTAATCCTTGGGACAATCATTTCAAAGGTCGGCGTTGCCATATCTGGTTTTGCAATGCTGGCGGGAAAGATCGCTGCCTTTTCTGCAAAGGTGGGAGGTATGAGCGGCCTTATGGCTAAGGTGGGAGCAGCTATCGGTGGCATCTCACTGCCCATTGTGGCTATCGTAGCTGTGATCGCAGTTCTAGTCGCTACCTTCATGCACCTGTGGAAGACCAACGAGAAGTTCCGCAATACTATGATCTCCATCTGGAAAAGCATCAAGGCGACAGTGGGGAAGTTCATCGCAGATGTTAAGGCGCGGCTGGATGAGCTAGGCCCCAGCTTTATGAAGATCACATCGGTTTTAAAGAAGGTCTGGAACGCTTTCTGTAAGATCTTAGCCCCGCTATTTGAGGGAGCCTTTCGACAAGTAGCGATCATTCTAAAAACAGTACTCAATGCGATCGTTGGACTCCTTGATATTTTCATCGGTCTTTTTACCGGAGATTGGAAAAAGGTCTGGCAGGGGGTCCAGGAAATCGTCTCTGCGGTGTGGAACGGCATCCAGGCAATCTTCAAGAACTATCTGACGACTATAAGAAAGGTCATCGGGGTGTTCCTCTCCTGGGTCGGTGCAAACTGGCGATCCATCTGGAACAGCATCAAGAGCTTTACTGCAGGCCTATGGAATACCATGAAGGGCCTAGCAAGTTCTGTCTGGAGCGCGATCAAAAACGCCGTGCTTACGCCTATCCGGGCGATCAAAACGACGGCATCTTCCCTCTGGTCAAGTATTTGCTCTGCGGCATCGCGTGCCTGGAATAGGATCAAGTCTGCTATGATTAGCCCGATCGAGTCTGCCAAAGATAAGATCGGAAGTATCCTTAGGAGGCTCAAAGGGATGTTCCCACTTTCTGTGGGTAGGATCTTTTCGAACATCAAGCTGCCGCACATTAATATCAGCGGCGGAAAAGCGCCCTGGGGAATCGGCGGGAAAGGTACCAAACCTACTATCGGAATCGACTGGTATAAGACGGGGGCGATCTTTGAGAGGCCTTCTGTCATCGGTGTCGGTGAAGCAGGGGCGGAGGCAGTCGTGCCGATTGACACCCTGTGGGAAAAACTTGACCGGATCGCTGAGATGAATACCGGTGCAACCGTTACCAACTATATCACCATCTCTGGTGCGGAGAATCCTGAGGACTTTGCGAATCGCCTTGTCCGGCAGATGCAGCTTAAAATGAGGACGGTGTAA
- a CDS encoding SMI1/KNR4 family protein has protein sequence MVPNLVDIVEQLKMQGKMFFLEGATEQQIEAFERQHEISFPEQYKEWLKFSDGGECFLPAGIQLYGVAHKPLIDVNDNDRPNDDYIVIGRLASGDPILWRTRMDRIVIFNHEDERIEPDEVYTNFFSFVNDLHSLLGIGG, from the coding sequence ATGGTACCAAATCTGGTGGACATTGTTGAACAATTAAAGATGCAAGGAAAGATGTTTTTCCTTGAAGGTGCGACTGAGCAACAGATAGAGGCTTTTGAGAGGCAACATGAGATTAGTTTTCCAGAACAGTATAAAGAATGGCTGAAGTTTTCGGATGGAGGAGAATGCTTTTTGCCGGCAGGAATACAATTATACGGTGTAGCACACAAACCTTTGATTGATGTGAATGACAACGATAGGCCAAATGATGATTATATTGTGATTGGCAGACTGGCCTCAGGCGATCCTATCCTCTGGAGAACAAGAATGGATAGAATCGTCATTTTTAATCACGAAGACGAGAGGATTGAACCAGATGAGGTCTACACGAACTTCTTCTCCTTCGTTAATGATTTGCATTCATTGCTAGGGATCGGAGGGTGA
- a CDS encoding major tail protein has protein sequence MSNKVKYNLKNVHAAVLTETVENGVTSFSYGTPKAIPGAVSIALDAEGESSPFYADGIVYFRSVTNNGYSGDLEIALIPEWFRTDILGEEKDSKGVLIEKSTGVENTKFALLFEFDGDDKAIRHVMYKCTCSRPSLESETKEDTIEPGTEKLSITADPRSDGLVKARTGDDVDSTTYQNWYQAVYVSQATQNGEEEEEVSNG, from the coding sequence ATGAGTAACAAAGTAAAATACAACTTGAAAAACGTCCACGCTGCTGTCCTGACAGAGACAGTAGAAAATGGTGTGACATCTTTCAGCTACGGGACTCCAAAGGCGATCCCGGGTGCGGTTTCCATTGCCCTTGATGCAGAAGGGGAGTCATCTCCGTTTTATGCAGATGGCATCGTGTACTTCCGTTCTGTGACGAACAACGGATACAGCGGAGACCTTGAGATAGCACTGATCCCGGAGTGGTTCCGGACAGACATCCTGGGCGAGGAGAAAGATAGTAAGGGTGTGCTGATTGAAAAGAGCACTGGCGTGGAGAACACGAAGTTCGCTTTGCTCTTTGAGTTTGACGGAGATGATAAAGCGATCCGGCACGTCATGTACAAGTGTACATGCTCCCGTCCGTCTCTGGAATCTGAGACCAAGGAAGATACCATCGAGCCTGGTACGGAGAAGCTGTCCATCACAGCAGACCCGCGTTCAGATGGTCTTGTGAAAGCTCGTACTGGGGATGATGTGGATTCTACCACCTATCAGAACTGGTACCAGGCAGTGTATGTATCCCAAGCGACGCAGAATGGCGAAGAAGAGGAGGAAGTAAGCAATGGTTGA
- a CDS encoding HK97 gp10 family phage protein, with protein sequence MGKKVSIDGLADAVMEELTEYADLVDSDMRKAVTKAGQTVRKEIMAGAPSRTGAYAKSWSTKKTRQSTHSLEVTVYSRNRYQLAHLLEHGHAKRGGGRTRAFSHIAPAEEHGIQQLERDIMRSIRDG encoded by the coding sequence ATGGGTAAGAAGGTATCAATTGATGGGCTTGCAGATGCTGTGATGGAGGAATTGACTGAGTATGCGGATCTTGTGGATTCCGACATGCGAAAGGCTGTCACCAAAGCGGGACAGACCGTTCGTAAGGAAATCATGGCGGGAGCACCGAGTAGGACGGGAGCATATGCAAAGAGCTGGTCAACGAAAAAGACCAGGCAAAGTACGCACTCTCTTGAAGTCACGGTGTATTCCAGGAACCGGTATCAGCTTGCGCACCTATTGGAGCATGGCCATGCAAAGCGGGGAGGGGGCAGAACAAGAGCATTCTCCCACATCGCACCTGCCGAGGAGCACGGCATCCAGCAGCTCGAGAGGGATATTATGAGGAGTATCAGAGATGGATAA
- a CDS encoding phage head closure protein, whose product MEIALLNERVTFQIYEVVTDRIGNHTNTWVDYYTCYATISGENGSESHEAGQTVEHPDMYVTIRWCTAAARITESGFRILFHGETYDIIGIDHFSYKKKALKFRCKKVKR is encoded by the coding sequence ATGGAGATCGCATTACTGAACGAGCGTGTCACGTTCCAGATCTATGAGGTCGTGACGGACCGGATCGGAAACCACACAAATACCTGGGTAGACTATTACACCTGCTATGCGACCATATCCGGTGAGAATGGATCGGAAAGTCACGAGGCAGGGCAGACCGTCGAGCATCCTGATATGTATGTGACGATCCGCTGGTGCACAGCGGCTGCAAGGATCACTGAAAGCGGCTTCCGGATCCTATTTCATGGAGAGACCTACGATATCATAGGAATCGACCATTTCTCGTACAAGAAGAAGGCGCTAAAGTTCCGGTGCAAGAAGGTGAAACGGTAA
- a CDS encoding head-tail connector protein, whose product MITLEEMKQYLRIDFGDDDALISGLIAGAERLCMDVARVETEEELFAMPNGKVAVLYAASYMYEHREDADYHQMALMLRSLLFAKHEGGF is encoded by the coding sequence ATGATTACACTTGAGGAAATGAAGCAGTATCTTCGTATCGACTTTGGCGATGATGATGCACTGATCAGTGGTCTCATCGCCGGAGCCGAAAGGCTGTGCATGGATGTAGCGAGGGTTGAAACGGAAGAAGAACTGTTTGCGATGCCAAATGGTAAGGTTGCCGTTCTCTATGCAGCTAGCTATATGTATGAGCACCGGGAGGATGCAGACTATCATCAGATGGCACTCATGCTTCGGTCGCTTCTTTTTGCAAAGCACGAGGGAGGTTTCTGA
- a CDS encoding phage major capsid protein, whose protein sequence is MTIVEMREKRAKLWNTMEGFLDTHRNDMGVLSAEDDATYARMEDDLDAMTNEIKRMERREAREAEMNKPVNDPIRMKPEQAGGSPKKTGRASDEYKEDFDSHLHGRPLVHNVLSTTPDADGGYLVPEDFERQILMELEEENVMRKLCKVITTQHERKIPVAVGHSVAQWTLENAPYQESNPTFGQKQIDAYKLTDLARVSNELLQDAVFDIQEYLMKEFARAFGIAEEEAFCVGTGVNQPTGLFTANGADVGITASGSTGITADEMISLVYSLKSPYRRNAKFLMHDQTISLLRKLKDGNGAYLWQPSVQAGEPDRLLGYELYTSPYVPTVEAGALAIAFGDFKNYWIGDRQGRTVQRLNELYATNGQIGYISAERVDGKMIMPEGVKLLKMK, encoded by the coding sequence ATGACTATTGTTGAGATGAGAGAAAAAAGAGCGAAGCTGTGGAACACTATGGAGGGCTTCCTCGATACCCACAGAAACGACATGGGCGTGCTGTCCGCAGAGGACGATGCGACCTACGCCCGCATGGAAGATGATCTTGATGCCATGACCAACGAGATCAAGCGCATGGAGAGAAGGGAAGCGCGCGAGGCAGAGATGAATAAGCCGGTCAATGATCCTATCCGGATGAAGCCGGAGCAGGCAGGAGGTAGCCCTAAGAAGACCGGCAGAGCCTCGGATGAGTACAAGGAGGATTTCGACAGCCACCTGCATGGCAGGCCCCTTGTTCATAACGTCCTTTCCACTACGCCGGACGCCGATGGCGGGTACCTGGTCCCGGAGGACTTCGAGAGACAGATCCTGATGGAACTGGAGGAAGAGAACGTCATGAGAAAGCTCTGCAAGGTGATCACCACACAGCACGAGAGAAAGATCCCGGTGGCGGTCGGGCACTCTGTGGCGCAGTGGACACTTGAGAACGCTCCCTACCAGGAGAGCAATCCTACCTTCGGTCAGAAGCAGATCGATGCCTACAAACTGACCGACCTTGCCAGGGTATCCAATGAGCTTCTTCAGGATGCGGTGTTCGACATCCAGGAGTATCTCATGAAGGAGTTCGCAAGAGCCTTCGGTATCGCTGAGGAGGAAGCCTTCTGCGTGGGTACGGGTGTGAACCAGCCGACCGGTCTTTTCACCGCAAACGGCGCAGATGTGGGTATCACTGCAAGTGGCTCTACTGGTATTACCGCAGATGAAATGATCTCCCTGGTGTACTCCCTGAAAAGCCCGTACAGAAGAAATGCAAAGTTCCTGATGCATGACCAGACCATTTCTCTGCTGAGAAAGCTGAAGGATGGTAACGGTGCCTACTTGTGGCAGCCCTCTGTCCAGGCTGGAGAGCCGGATCGTCTTCTGGGATACGAGCTCTACACTTCTCCGTATGTGCCGACCGTAGAAGCAGGAGCTCTTGCTATCGCCTTTGGTGATTTCAAGAACTACTGGATCGGGGACAGACAGGGAAGAACGGTCCAGCGCCTGAACGAGCTCTATGCGACCAACGGCCAGATCGGTTACATCTCCGCAGAGCGTGTAGATGGAAAGATGATCATGCCGGAGGGCGTGAAGCTCCTGAAGATGAAATAG
- a CDS encoding head maturation protease, ClpP-related has protein sequence MKKFWNWKTIRNEEEGPVERVLEFYGTIAEESWFDDDITPAMFKNELFSGEGPVTIWISSPGGDCFAASQIYAMLMDYKGPITVKIDGIAASAASVIAMAGTDVLMAPTAMMMIHNPATIAMGDHKDMEKAIDMLGEVKDAIINAYEIKTSQPRKTLSKMMDEETWMNARKAVELGFADGLIEDSKTSPAEDAYAFSAHAAETVLMNKLAEKTKPIEDVKTGRSVDDLRASLYKKLL, from the coding sequence ATGAAGAAGTTCTGGAACTGGAAGACGATACGAAATGAGGAAGAAGGGCCTGTTGAGCGCGTACTTGAATTCTACGGAACCATCGCAGAGGAGTCGTGGTTTGACGACGATATTACCCCGGCGATGTTCAAGAACGAGCTTTTCTCTGGGGAAGGCCCGGTCACCATATGGATCAGTTCACCTGGCGGAGACTGCTTTGCAGCAAGCCAGATCTACGCCATGCTGATGGACTATAAAGGGCCGATCACGGTGAAGATCGATGGCATCGCGGCTTCGGCAGCATCGGTGATTGCAATGGCAGGGACAGATGTACTGATGGCACCTACCGCTATGATGATGATCCATAACCCGGCGACTATTGCGATGGGGGATCATAAGGACATGGAAAAGGCCATCGACATGCTCGGAGAGGTCAAGGATGCGATCATCAACGCCTACGAGATCAAGACCAGCCAGCCAAGGAAGACACTGTCCAAAATGATGGACGAGGAGACCTGGATGAACGCGAGGAAAGCGGTCGAGCTTGGGTTTGCGGATGGGCTGATTGAGGACAGTAAGACCTCCCCGGCAGAGGATGCGTACGCCTTTTCCGCCCATGCAGCAGAAACCGTGCTCATGAACAAACTGGCTGAGAAAACAAAACCAATCGAAGATGTTAAAACCGGACGCTCTGTGGATGACCTCAGGGCGTCTCTATATAAGAAGCTGCTTTAA
- a CDS encoding phage portal protein: MGIISEFFKSRDKPQNRTNGSAYSFLFGSSTSGKRVNEQTAMQMTAVHACVRVISEAMASLPLHLYQYNDSGGKEKAVGHPLYFLLHDEPNPEMTSFVFRETMLTCLLLWGNSYSQVIRNGKGDVVALYPLMPNRMNVDRDEKGKLYYEYMMNDTDAPTMKRTTVKLDPEDVLHIPAMSYDGLVGYSPIAMARNAIGLAIATEEYGSRFFQNGASPSGVLEHPGVLKDPGRIRESWTQTFGGSDNAGKVAVLEEGMKYSPISIPPDQAQFLETRKFQIEEIARIFRVPQHMIGSMEHSTFSNIEQQSLEFVKYTLDPWVARLESSMNRRLLRPEEKGEYFIKFNLDGLLRGDYASRMQGYATARQNGWMSANDIRELENLDRISEEEGGDLYLINGSMTKLKDAGIFSGKEEKKDEEVLELEDDTK, from the coding sequence ATGGGTATCATATCTGAGTTTTTCAAATCTAGGGATAAGCCGCAGAACAGGACAAATGGCAGTGCATATAGCTTCCTGTTCGGGTCAAGCACATCTGGAAAGCGCGTGAATGAGCAGACAGCCATGCAGATGACCGCCGTCCACGCTTGCGTAAGAGTGATTTCAGAGGCAATGGCAAGTCTGCCGCTTCACCTATATCAATATAACGATTCAGGGGGAAAGGAAAAGGCGGTAGGTCACCCGCTATATTTCCTGCTTCACGACGAGCCTAACCCGGAGATGACGAGTTTTGTGTTCCGGGAGACGATGCTTACGTGCCTCCTTCTGTGGGGGAACTCCTACTCCCAGGTGATACGTAACGGGAAGGGAGATGTGGTTGCATTGTACCCGCTGATGCCAAATCGGATGAATGTGGACAGGGACGAGAAGGGCAAACTCTACTACGAATATATGATGAACGACACCGATGCGCCGACCATGAAAAGGACGACGGTCAAACTTGATCCAGAGGATGTTCTTCACATACCCGCTATGTCCTATGACGGCCTCGTTGGGTATTCGCCCATCGCGATGGCAAGAAATGCGATCGGCTTAGCGATAGCAACAGAAGAGTACGGCAGCAGGTTCTTCCAGAACGGAGCATCCCCAAGTGGGGTGCTGGAGCATCCGGGTGTACTGAAAGATCCGGGCAGAATCCGTGAGAGCTGGACACAGACTTTTGGAGGAAGCGACAACGCCGGAAAGGTGGCCGTTTTGGAGGAAGGTATGAAATATTCTCCAATTTCTATCCCGCCTGATCAAGCGCAGTTTCTTGAGACCAGGAAGTTTCAGATCGAGGAGATCGCACGTATCTTCCGTGTCCCGCAGCACATGATCGGGAGCATGGAGCATTCCACGTTCTCCAACATAGAGCAGCAGAGTCTTGAGTTTGTGAAGTACACTCTGGATCCTTGGGTAGCAAGGCTGGAAAGCAGTATGAACCGAAGGCTTCTTAGACCAGAGGAGAAGGGGGAGTACTTCATCAAGTTTAATTTGGACGGGCTACTTCGAGGCGATTACGCGAGCAGGATGCAGGGGTATGCAACGGCAAGGCAAAACGGCTGGATGTCCGCAAACGATATACGTGAATTAGAGAATTTAGATCGCATCTCTGAAGAAGAGGGTGGCGATCTATATCTTATTAACGGGAGCATGACCAAGCTGAAAGACGCTGGCATATTTTCGGGAAAGGAGGAGAAGAAGGATGAAGAAGTTCTGGAACTGGAAGACGATACGAAATGA
- a CDS encoding terminase large subunit: MRKLENYTPTGFMAETSYYDKYSADFAVAFIEQLRHTKGEWYDKPFELIDWQEKIIRDVFGTLKEDGYRQFTTAYVEIPKKMGKSELAAAVALYLTCADGEQRAEVYSCAADVNQAKIVFDVAVDMVMLCKSLRNRVTIQKSTRTIIYNPTNSKYKVLSADVANKHGFNTSGVIFDELHTQPNRKLYDVMTKGSGDSRRQPLFFLITTAGTDTNSICYEVHQKAKDILEGRKHDPTFYPVIYGAEKDEDWSDPEVWKKANPSLGITVGIDKVKAAYESAREDPGEENAFRQLRLNQWVSSAVRWMPSEAWKKCSFPVREEELYGRVCYGGLDLSSTTDITAFVLVFPPLDEEDRYMVLPYFWIPEDSLDLRVRRDHVPYDKWQKQGLLMTTEGNVIHYGFIEKFIERLGEKFNIREIAFDRWGAVQMVQNLEGMGFTVVPFGQGFASMSPPTKELMKLTLEKRLAHGGNPALAWMVDNIYIRTDPAGNIKADKSKSTEKIDGAIAMIMGLDRAIRCGNDTSESVYDSRGLFVI; this comes from the coding sequence GTGAGAAAATTAGAAAACTACACACCGACTGGGTTCATGGCAGAAACCTCATACTATGACAAATATTCTGCTGACTTTGCAGTGGCATTCATCGAACAGCTCCGCCATACGAAGGGCGAGTGGTATGACAAACCATTCGAACTCATCGATTGGCAGGAGAAGATCATCCGTGATGTGTTCGGAACGCTTAAGGAGGACGGCTATCGCCAGTTTACGACAGCGTATGTTGAGATTCCAAAGAAGATGGGAAAGAGTGAGCTCGCAGCGGCGGTGGCACTGTATCTTACGTGTGCGGATGGTGAGCAGCGGGCAGAGGTATATTCCTGCGCCGCCGATGTGAACCAGGCGAAGATCGTATTCGACGTTGCAGTCGATATGGTGATGCTGTGTAAGTCCCTACGGAACCGGGTGACGATTCAGAAGTCCACCAGGACGATCATATATAACCCGACCAACAGCAAGTACAAGGTACTGTCTGCGGATGTGGCCAACAAGCACGGCTTCAACACAAGCGGGGTCATATTTGACGAGCTGCATACCCAGCCCAACAGGAAGTTGTATGACGTCATGACCAAGGGCAGCGGCGACAGCAGAAGACAGCCGCTGTTCTTCCTGATCACGACTGCCGGGACCGATACCAACAGCATATGCTATGAGGTGCATCAAAAGGCAAAGGATATTCTGGAGGGACGGAAGCATGACCCGACTTTCTATCCTGTCATTTACGGCGCAGAGAAGGATGAGGACTGGTCGGACCCGGAGGTCTGGAAAAAGGCGAATCCTTCCCTAGGTATCACAGTCGGGATAGATAAGGTGAAGGCGGCCTATGAATCGGCCAGGGAGGATCCCGGCGAGGAGAACGCTTTCCGGCAACTGCGGCTGAACCAGTGGGTCTCATCTGCGGTTCGCTGGATGCCGTCTGAGGCATGGAAGAAATGCTCATTCCCTGTTCGGGAAGAGGAACTCTATGGCCGTGTGTGCTACGGAGGGCTTGACCTGTCGTCCACAACGGATATCACTGCCTTCGTGCTCGTGTTCCCGCCGCTTGATGAGGAGGACAGATACATGGTGCTCCCGTATTTCTGGATCCCGGAGGATTCCCTTGACTTACGTGTCCGGCGTGATCATGTGCCATATGACAAGTGGCAGAAACAGGGTCTGCTGATGACCACCGAAGGCAACGTCATACACTATGGATTCATTGAGAAGTTTATCGAGCGCCTTGGTGAAAAGTTCAATATCCGTGAAATAGCCTTTGACCGATGGGGAGCTGTGCAGATGGTGCAGAACCTGGAGGGAATGGGGTTCACGGTTGTTCCCTTTGGCCAGGGCTTTGCTTCCATGTCACCGCCGACAAAGGAATTGATGAAACTAACCTTGGAAAAGAGGCTCGCGCATGGTGGCAATCCTGCTCTTGCATGGATGGTCGATAACATATACATCAGAACAGATCCCGCCGGGAACATCAAGGCTGATAAGTCTAAGTCCACCGAGAAAATCGATGGGGCGATTGCCATGATTATGGGCCTTGACCGTGCGATTCGGTGTGGAAATGACACCTCAGAATCCGTCTACGACAGCCGGGGTCTATTCGTTATTTGA
- a CDS encoding helix-turn-helix domain-containing protein has translation MSDSIGTKEFAEIWGCKQATVAKWCREDKIEGANQDAKGSPWHIPKDAKPPKGYVDRRK, from the coding sequence ATGAGTGATTCGATTGGAACAAAAGAATTCGCTGAAATCTGGGGATGTAAACAGGCAACTGTAGCAAAATGGTGTCGCGAGGATAAAATAGAAGGTGCAAACCAAGATGCAAAAGGAAGTCCGTGGCATATCCCAAAAGACGCAAAGCCTCCAAAGGGGTACGTTGATAGAAGGAAATAG
- a CDS encoding DNA methyltransferase, producing MIQPTARELFIMAPKLKFDIAPQTEGVIWADARHLPLKNCSISCMMLDPPFLATKGKSLSDGQGNKINRRFGVFPDEKSLHRFYSAIILEAYRVLKENGVLIFKCQDKVSSGKQYMSHVFVMDRAVETGFYPKDLFVLLARNRIIADWQAANQKHARKYHCYFWVFQKTDRRVEYV from the coding sequence GTGATCCAACCTACAGCAAGGGAGCTTTTTATAATGGCACCAAAATTGAAATTTGATATTGCTCCTCAGACAGAGGGTGTGATCTGGGCAGATGCCCGGCATCTTCCGCTGAAAAACTGTAGCATTTCCTGCATGATGCTTGATCCGCCTTTTCTTGCGACAAAGGGTAAAAGTCTGAGTGATGGACAAGGAAACAAGATCAACCGAAGGTTTGGGGTGTTCCCAGATGAGAAGAGTTTGCATCGGTTTTACTCTGCCATAATCCTGGAGGCATACAGGGTGCTGAAAGAAAATGGTGTTCTGATTTTCAAGTGCCAGGATAAGGTCAGCAGCGGCAAACAATATATGTCGCATGTGTTCGTAATGGACAGGGCAGTAGAAACGGGGTTCTATCCAAAAGACTTGTTTGTACTTTTGGCAAGGAACCGGATCATTGCAGATTGGCAAGCAGCAAACCAGAAGCATGCACGAAAATACCACTGCTATTTCTGGGTGTTCCAGAAAACTGACAGGCGTGTTGAATATGTCTGA